Proteins co-encoded in one Flavobacteriales bacterium genomic window:
- a CDS encoding cold-shock protein has product MSNGTVKFFNTTKGFGFITPDEGGKDVFVHLSGVVDQITEGDKVTYDVEDGKKGLNAVNVKVE; this is encoded by the coding sequence ATGAGTAACGGAACAGTAAAATTTTTCAACACGACTAAAGGATTCGGTTTTATTACACCAGACGAAGGTGGAAAAGACGTATTTGTACACCTTAGCGGAGTAGTAGATCAAATCACAGAAGGTGACAAAGTAACCTACGATGTTGAAGATGGAAAAAAAGGATTGAACGCAGTTAATGTAAAAGTTGAGTAA